Proteins from a single region of Catenulispora acidiphila DSM 44928:
- a CDS encoding response regulator transcription factor — protein MPFPAGPGAAGAPAEVLIVDDEPGIRAVLASSLEFEGYAVRTAVDGRAALAEVERGRPDLVLLDVLMPGMDGLTACRRLRTADPTLPVLMLTARDLTGDRVAGLDAGADDYLAKPFELDELLARVRALLRRGALTGEGAESGPGALSRDDHVLEYEDLRMDTLTREVTRAGRLIDLTRTEYLLLEMFLSHPRQALTREQILRAVWGFDFEPASNSLDVYVMYVRKKTEFDDLPRLVQTVRGVGYALRTASGGKR, from the coding sequence ATGCCCTTTCCCGCAGGTCCCGGCGCCGCTGGCGCCCCGGCCGAGGTCCTCATCGTCGACGACGAGCCGGGCATCCGCGCCGTGCTCGCCTCCAGCCTGGAGTTCGAGGGCTACGCGGTCCGGACCGCGGTCGACGGCCGGGCCGCGCTGGCCGAGGTCGAGCGCGGACGGCCGGACCTGGTCCTGCTGGACGTGCTGATGCCCGGCATGGACGGGCTCACCGCCTGCCGCCGGCTGCGCACCGCCGACCCGACGCTGCCGGTCCTGATGCTCACCGCGCGCGACCTGACCGGGGACCGCGTCGCCGGGTTGGACGCCGGCGCCGACGACTACCTGGCCAAGCCCTTCGAGCTCGACGAGCTGCTGGCGCGGGTCCGGGCGCTGCTGCGGCGCGGCGCGCTCACCGGCGAGGGCGCCGAGTCCGGTCCCGGCGCGCTCTCCCGGGACGACCACGTCCTGGAGTACGAGGACCTGCGCATGGACACCCTGACCCGCGAGGTCACGCGCGCCGGCCGGCTCATCGACCTCACCCGGACGGAGTACCTCCTGCTGGAGATGTTCCTCTCCCACCCCCGGCAGGCGCTGACCCGCGAGCAGATCCTGCGCGCCGTCTGGGGCTTCGACTTCGAGCCCGCCTCGAACTCGCTGGACGTGTACGTCATGTACGTGCGCAAGAAGACAGAGTTCGACGATCTCCCCCGGCTGGTCCAGACCGTACGCGGGGTCGGCTACGCGCTGCGCACCGCGTCCGGCGGGAAGCGATGA
- a CDS encoding TetR/AcrR family transcriptional regulator, with protein MSPRMSADERRDQVVRAAVAEFAVRGLEGTSTGDIAKRVGVSQPYLFRLFPTKRDLFIAAVNHGATQVRDVFTKAAEGKYGHAALAAMGEAYQDLLLADRQVLNMQLQQFAACHDPDVQAAVRDAMQTLWQHMENLSGAPVGVRVDFLAKGMLCNVLAAMGRDSGEDPAWQPILNVLRDDTTETADTAEALDAEAAKAGSAEARPGSPAEPGYASYVEKAFTT; from the coding sequence ATGAGCCCCCGCATGAGTGCCGACGAACGACGCGACCAGGTCGTCCGTGCCGCTGTCGCCGAGTTCGCCGTACGCGGTCTGGAGGGCACCTCGACCGGGGACATCGCCAAGCGGGTCGGGGTGTCGCAGCCCTACCTGTTCCGGCTGTTCCCGACCAAGCGCGACCTGTTCATCGCCGCTGTGAACCACGGAGCCACGCAGGTGCGCGACGTGTTCACCAAGGCGGCCGAGGGCAAGTACGGCCACGCGGCGCTCGCCGCGATGGGCGAGGCCTACCAGGACCTGCTCCTGGCGGACCGGCAAGTGCTGAACATGCAGCTCCAGCAGTTCGCCGCCTGCCACGACCCGGACGTCCAGGCCGCCGTGCGCGATGCGATGCAGACCCTGTGGCAGCACATGGAGAACCTCTCGGGCGCCCCGGTCGGGGTCCGCGTGGACTTCCTGGCCAAGGGCATGCTCTGCAACGTGCTCGCCGCGATGGGGCGGGACAGCGGTGAGGACCCGGCGTGGCAGCCGATCCTCAACGTCCTGCGTGACGACACCACCGAGACCGCCGACACGGCCGAGGCGCTCGACGCCGAAGCCGCGAAGGCCGGCTCCGCGGAGGCTCGACCGGGCAGTCCGGCAGAGCCCGGATACGCCTCCTACGTCGAGAAGGCCTTCACCACCTGA